One segment of Plasmodium gaboni strain SY75 chromosome 3, whole genome shotgun sequence DNA contains the following:
- a CDS encoding hypothetical protein (conserved Plasmodium protein, unknown function): MSDVFSIFKKKRNKKTKLYKTSRKKGNNKRGIFMNDKSRRKAYGTPSKKDSIYSERNSKIINNNINSNNNSNNYNNYHDIYDDDTLNKNNQHEINIVLENFPKLPIKNIELCEEVYNIFYIRDQYLIGNKNIIINNDHIIILETILDKIENAINDMLHRDDLYCTNKILSSVHEKILCLYNSFKNIKNMMPELSNSYDCFKSNVIFIKAKQFKKNYVYDNLINIYTYLQDSEIQQDNIEVYNEILYINDKQISCPSFINKNMLSSNEYIELLPMKFNTHFIELNKISVYYLYEESMNHIIWQRVLDELIVVKALADIPYFDLTEIEGFDFKKMKSGQRQWYPIYIAKELSDEGLATVEFPFWFYIDNLKNIYKKEFDDINELTDLPSPFFFEICSMFLENNCFKNSTPIETIGQKTPYKYILKVAGLIQDIRQKRIYKIMNKLKNCDIFSEILMINNIQIYETYCVNYLASVFFQKNNSTNSFDESFDIRNYLFDPFIFSSYNM; encoded by the exons ATGTCAGATGTGTTTTctatatttaaaaagaaacGAAATAAAAAAACCAAGTTGTATAAAACGTCAAGAAAGAAaggtaataataaaagagGAATTTTTATGAATGATAAGAGTAGGAGGAAGGCATATGGAACTCCAAGTAAAAAAGATAGTATATATAGTGAGAGAAATAGTAAgattataaataataatattaatagtaataataatagtaataattataataattatcatgatatatatgatgatgatacattaaacaaaaacaatcaacatgaaataaatattgttCTTGAAAACTTTCCTAAGTTAcctataaaaaatatagaacTTTGTGAAGAGGtctataatatattttatataagaGATCAATATTTGATtggaaataaaaatataataataaataatgatcatataataatattagaAACTATTTTAGATAAGATTGAGAATGCTATAAATGATATGCTACATAGAGATGATTTATATTGcacaaataaaatattaagtAGTGTTCATGAAAAGATATTGTGTTTATATAACAGttttaagaatataaaaaatatgatgCCTGAATTATCTAATTCATATGATTGTTTTAAAAGtaatgttatatttattaaagcaaaacaatttaaaaagaattatgtatatgataatttaataaatatatatacatatttacAAGATAGTGAAATTCAACAAGATAACATTGAAgtatataatgaaatattatatattaatgataaaCAAATATCTTGTCcttcttttataaataaaaatatgttatcatcaaatgaatatattgAATTATTACCTATGAAATTTAATACACATTTTAtagaattaaataaaatctctgtatattatttatatgaagaATCAATGAATCATATTATATGGCAAAGAGTTCTAGATGAATTAATTGTTGTTAAGGCATTGGCAGATATACCATATTTTGATCTAACTGAAATTGAAGGATTCgattttaaaaaaatgaaatcAGGACAAAGACAATGGTATCCAATTTATATTGCAAAGGAATTAAGTGACGAAGGACTTGCAACTGTTGAATTCCCTTTCTGGTTTTATAtagataatttaaaaaatatttataaaaaagaatttgACGATATCAATGAACTTACTGATTTACCAAGTCCTTTCTTTTTTGAAATATGTTCTATGTTCTTAGAAAACAACTGTTTTAAAAACTCAACACCTATAGAAACCATAGGTCAGAAAACCccttataaatatattctcAAGGTGGCAG GCCTTATACAAGATATAAGACAAAAGCGAATCTACAAAATTATgaacaaattaaaaaactgtgatatattttctgagatattaatgataaaCAATATTCAGATATATGAAACATATTGCGTTAATTATTTAGCATCTGTgttttttcaaaaaaataattcgACAAATTCTTTCGATGAATCATTTGATATAAggaattatttatttgatccttttatttttagCTCATACAATATGTAA
- a CDS encoding kinesin-5 — translation MLRNSYNNDKSSCVNIKVIVRCRPLNEKEKNDINNEEVVRINNNEVILTINRNNEIYEKKYSFDYACDKDVDQKTLFNNYIYQIVDEVLEGFNCTLFCYGQTGTGKTYTMEGKILEHLKQYDNNNNNKKIDLNESVNSDISYCYELCENEDTGLIFRVTKRIFDILNKRKEEKIRYYKGKNNIYDEKDKKNINIINKEPTGNNKNNDNNNKNNDNNNNNNNHNNHNNNYYSHNKVHVDKNHILNNTNIMEEQNNLSVCEMRRDANSDIIKKCSVSKNNNNDIYPTIDDKNMYDFNIKISYLEIYNEELCDLLSSTNENIKLRIYEDSNNKSKGLNVDKLEEKSINSFEEIYYIICSAIKKRRTAETAYNKKSSRSHSIFTITLIIKDINSVGESITKIGKLNLVDLAGSENALKSSYGSLKIRQQESCNINQSLLTLGRVINSLIENSSYIPYRDSKLTRLLQDSLGGKTKTFIVATISPSSLCIDETLSTLDYVFRAKNIKNRPEINIKTTKQLKIKDLNNEIEKLRNALNLSREKRGVYLDTEEYNNIQNSLKKNKEILLEKEKILFEKSKKIKNLLNKMDNTDDLQNKIFFFLKDTIQKYKNIQSFHQILMKKIIEEKYITQFLLNKYHSLEENYINQKKNFEQIKTNMSNHMQDNLLNLKKNINQENHLLNDICKTILFILDDTKNYLAQNKKSYNDYINHFEQLNSNINFKYNDTLNFILDHMDILQKYDHDYLSTYEKIKNDISQCKINIPHINQDFKGASTSVIRQHLNVIKEEYNNNKIKENGNEENDLTNDLTNDLTNDLTNDLTNDLTNDLTNDLTNDLTNDPTNDLTNDQQNNTIMYNHIDESFSNPKNKEIIKNLSLNKQSEDIIERLDKYECEKKLYNAKSLIQYIKSICNIFHIFLNESFMLLEKKSHQKYTHWNKDKNIINDNIQHIYKEYEHIQKENNFIINNYKKIINEDIKQFKENIFKDVQTVVNKNVEDIYQKINNKLDLLNKEIYEKSNENYKSVFINSVTNIDHSIQRLNETNINDQNEYNNINNDIKTKITNYHTVLYNILSYLKQKSYIEEKEHNKYLNDTLNIYNNILYTNNLNIDKILNQFSSQTKINKIEKRKLYHIISEKILQNKNNQLQEQNGNIHLLKSNENMKLFNNVFEQNIEKCNMYIAELIDILKKKDSISDIPSLSNYEVIENMDYEINLNVNDHVQRIRDTFVNIVEMITPIKMGSAPRDSNYETNDDINREDNNNNNINNDNNFDDDDDDNDNNNDNNNDNNNDQGESHNNYLYNDDVIRHNLYLQVKNNLMKEIEEITTIQDIDLNNVFEQINENFHFLIQDDKNVVNENKYSRYSSLNDNINNKIDNNNLAVKNNYNNLSLNEYMTTNKNATDNPIQGTDETYQHELNYLNVNQHNKRIDIGAENMSVTSLKEYQRKRNINAQNIHISNNNNNSNNKFQCTKIKSIESSAFPKKASPALKRIKEENYKNKKFKLPRRSNE, via the exons atgctcagaaattcttataataatgataaatcaagttgtgtaaatataaaagttATTGTAAGATGTAGACcattaaatgaaaaagaaaagaacgatataaataatgaagagGTAGTTCgaattaataataatgaagttatattaacaattaatagaaataatgaaatatatgaaaaaaaatatagcTTTGATTATGCATGTGATAAAGATGTGGATCAAAAAACTTtgtttaataattatatttatcaaataGTAGACGAG GTCTTAGAAGGATTTAATTGCACTTTGTTCTGCTATGGACAGACAGGGACAGGTAAGACATATACTATGGAAGGCAAAATATTAGAACACCTGAAAcaatatgataataataataataataaaaagatagATTTAAATGAAAGTGTAAATAGCGACATCAGTTACTGTTATGAACTTTGTGAGAATGAAGATACTGGACTTATATTTAGAGTGACTAAAAGaatatttgatatattgaataaaaggaaggaagaaaaaataagatattataagggcaaaaataatatatatgatgaaaaggataagaaaaatataaatataataaataagGAACCTACtggtaataataaaaataatgataataataataaaaataatgataataataataataataataatcataataatcataataataattattatagTCATAATAAAGTCCATGTTGATAAAAACCACATTTTAAAcaatacaaatataatggaagaacaaaataatttatcaGTGTGTGAAATGAGGAGAGATGCTAATAgtgatataataaaaaaatgtagtgtatctaaaaataacaataatgatatatatcCAACAATTGATGATAAGAATATGTATgattttaatataaaaattagctatttagaaatatataatgaagaaTTATGTGATTTATTAAGTTCAACgaatgaaaatataaaactccgaatatatgaagatagtaataataaaagtaaagGATTAAATGTAGATAAATTAGAAGAAAAAAGTATTAATTCTTTTGAAgaaatttattatattatatgttcagctattaaaaaaagaagaacAGCTGAAACAGcttataataaaaaatcaaGTAGGAGTCATTCCATATTTACAATTAcattaattataaaagatataaatagtGTAGGTGAAAGCATAACTAAAATAGGTAAATTAAATTTAGTTGATTTAGCTGGTAGTGAAAACGCTTTAAAAAGTTCCTATGGTTCTTTAAAAATTCGACAACAAGAAAGttgtaatataaatcaatCCTTATTAACTTTAGGTCGAGTAATAAATTCATTAATTGAAAATTCATCTTATATTCCTTATAGAGATTCTAAATTAACTAGATTATTACAAGATTCTTTAGGAGGTAAGACCAAGACATTTATTGTTGCGACAATATCACCTTCTTCTTTATGCATTGATGAAACACTAAGTACTTTAGATTATGTATTTCGTGCTAAGAATATTAAGAATCGACctgaaataaatataaaaactacgaaacaattaaaaataaaagatttaaataatgaaatagaaaaattaaGAAATGCATTAAATTTAAGTCGAGAAAAAAGAGGTGTTTATCTTGATACagaagaatataataatatacaaaatagtttaaaaaaaaataaagaaatattattagaaaaagaaaaaattttatttgaaaaaagtaaaaaaattaaaaatctattaaataaaatggaTAATACAGATGActtacaaaataaaatatttttctttttaaaagatactattcaaaaatataaaaatatacaatcATTTCAtcaaatattaatgaaaaaaattatagaagaaaaatatattacacaattcttattaaataaatatcattcattagaagaaaattatattaaccagaaaaaaaactttgaacaaataaaaacaaatatgTCTAATCATATGCAGGATAATctattaaatttaaaaaaaaatataaatcaaGAAAATCATCTTTTAAATGATATCTGTAAAACcattttattcattttagATGATACTAAAAATTATCTAGcacaaaataaaaaatcatacaatgattatattaatCATTTTGAACAACTTAATAGTAacattaattttaaatataatgatacTCTTAATTTTATACTTGATCATATGGATATATTGCAAAAATATGATCATGATTATTTGTCAACATATgaaaagataaaaaatgatatatctcaatgtaaaataaatataccACATATAAATCAGGACTTTAAAGGTGCATCCACATCTGTCATTAGACAACATTTAAATGTCATAAAAGAggaatataataataataaaataaaagaaaatggaaatgaagaaaatgacCTAACCAATGACCTAACCAATGACCTAACCAATGACCTAACCAATGACCTAACGAATGACCTAACAAATGACCTAACAAATGACCTAACAAATGACCTAACAAATGACCCAACAAATGACCTAACAAATGACCAACAAAATAACACTATTATGTATAATCATATAGATGAATCCTTTTCTAACcctaaaaataaagaaattataaaaaatttatcattaaataaacaaaGTGAAGATATTATAGAACGTCTAGATAAATACGAATGtgaaaagaaattatataacGCAAAATCATTAattcaatatattaaaagtatatgtaatatatttcatatatttttaaacGAATCATTTATGTTActagaaaaaaaaagtcatcaaaaatatacacattggaataaagacaaaaatattatcaatgataatattcaacatatatataaagaatatgaGCATAttcaaaaagaaaataattttataattaataattataaaaaaataataaatgaagatataaaacaatttaaagaaaatatttttaaagatGTACAAACAgttgtaaataaaaatgtggaagatatttatcaaaaaattaataacaaattagatttattaaataaagaaatatatgaaaaatctaatgaaaattataaatctgtttttataaattctGTTACAAATATAGATCATTCTATACAACGTCTTAATGAAACCAATATAAATGAtcaaaatgaatataataatattaataatgatattaaaaCAAAGATCACAAATTATCATActgttttatataacatattatcatatctaaaacaaaaaagttatatagaagaaaaggaacataataaatatttaaatgatactttaaatatttataataatatattatatacaaataatctaaatatagataaaattttaaatcAGTTCTCTAGTCAAACcaaaataaacaaaatagaaaaacgaaaattatatcatataatatctGAAAAAATcttacaaaataaaaataaccAGTTACAAGAACAAAATGgaaatatacatttattaaagtctaatgaaaatatgaaactatttaataatgtatttgaacaaaatatagaaaaatgTAATATGTATATAGCAGAATTGATAgacattttaaaaaaaaaagattcCATCTCAGATATTCCATCTCTATCAAACTATGAAGTGATAGAAAATATGGATTATGAAATAAATCTAAATGTAAACGATCATGTCCAAAGAATAAGAGACACCTTTGTTAACATAGTAGAAATGATTACTCCTATAAAAATGGGTTCTGCTCCTAGAGACTCCAACTACGAAACaaatgatgatattaaccgtgaagataataataataataatattaataatgataacaattttgatgatgatgatgatgataatgataataataatgataataataatgataataataatgatcaAGGTGAGAgtcataataattatctttataatgatgatgTCATAAGACATAATTTATACCTACAAGTTAAAAATAATCTGATGAAAGAAATAGAAGAAATTACAACAATACAAGATATAgatttaaataatgtatttgaacaaataaatgaaaatttcCATTTTCTTATTCaagatgataaaaatgtagtaaatgaaaataaatactCTCGTTACAGTAgtttaaatgataatataaataataaaatagataacaataatttagctgtaaaaaataattacaacaatttatctttaaatgaatatatgaCAACTAATAAAAATGCAACTGATAATCCTATACAAGGAACAGATGAAACTTATCAGCATgaattaaattatttaaatgtaaatcaacataataaaagaattgATATAGGTGCAGAAAATATGAGTGTAACCAGTTTAAAAGAATATCAAAGAAagagaaatataaatgctcaaaatattcatatatcaaataacaataataatagtaataataaatttcAGTGCACAAAAATTAAATCCATTGAGAGCAGTGCATTTCCAAAAAAAGCATCCCCAGCTTTAAAACGtataaaagaagaaaactataaaaataaaaaatttaaacTACCAAGAAGATCCAACgaataa
- a CDS encoding putative 40S ribosomal protein S11 — protein MATTLDVQHERAYQKQEGASFFNSKKIKKGSKSYVRYWRKVGLGFATPKEAKEGVYVDKKCPFTGNVSIRGRILKGMVISNKMKRTIIIRRNYLHYVKKYNRFEKRHKNIPCHCSPCFDVKEGDIVTVGQCRPLSKTVRFNVLHVEKHQIFGSARKQFVLF, from the exons ATGGCAACAACATTAGATGTTCAA CATGAGAGAGCTTACCAAAAACAAGAAGGAGCTAGTTTTTTTAATTCcaagaaaataaagaaagGCTCCAAGAGCTATGTAAGATACTGGAGAAAAGTTGGATTAGGATTCGCTACCCCTAAAGAAGCCAAGGAAGGTGTTTATGTAGATAAGAAATGCCCATTCACAGGAAATGTATCAATTAGGGGAAGAATATTAAAAGGTATGGTTATTTCAAACAAAATGAAGAGAACAATTATAATTAGAAGAAACTATTTACACTATGTCAAGAAATATAACAGATTTGAAAAAAgacataaaaatattccaTGTCACTGTTCTCCATGTTTTGACGTAAAGGAAGGTGATATAGTAACAGTTGGTCAATGCAG GCCATTATCAAAAACTGTAAGATTCAACGTTTTACATGTTGAGAAACACCAAATCTTTGGAAGTGCCAGAAAACAAtttgttttgttttaa